The genomic interval CTCTGAACTGCCAGCCCAAATCTGCTGCCAGATACCGACCGATCGTGGTTTTCCCAGAGCCAGAAACTCCCATAACGAGGATGATCATGAGGAGAGGTAGTAGGTGGTATTCCTAAAGCACTTTGGGATTGATGAAGTTGAGCGTGGCATCGGATAAGCCGCTGAGGATGAATTGGACGCCGATCGCGGTTAACAGCAGTCCCATAATCCGAGTCGCAATGTCTAAACCGGTTTGCCCTAGCAACCGTTTGATCAGATTGCCGATTAAAAGAACAATCAGAACCAGCGTAGAAATCGCTGCAATCACTCCGATTAACCCCGAAAAAGTCGAGAAGTCTTTTGCTTCGTTTGCATAAAGAATGACTGTGCTGATTGAGCCTGGTCCTACAAACAGGGGAATCCCCAGAGGAATCAGGATCTTGCGATAGACTAACTCTGCTTCTTGTAAGTGGTTTGTGTAGGCTTTGGCTGCCAGTTCGCGGGCTTGTTCGTTATGCTGACCTCTAATCATATTGATGCCAGTCAGCAGCAAGAGAATGCCTCCTGCGATTCGGAATGCGGCTAAGCTGATGCCAAAAAATTTCAGGATAGCGGAGCCAGAGATCAAAAATATAACCAGGAACACCAGCACAGTTAGCGCAATGAATACGGCTAACCAGCGCTGCACTTCTTTCGATTCACCTGCTGTGTAGCTGATGAAAATCGGGAGGTTGCCAAATGGATTAATGATGGCAAATAAGGCAGCAGCAAAGCTTGAGATCAGTGTCCATTCCATAGGGCAGGGAGGGAGGGGGGAGGGGGGAAAGGATGAAGGATGAAGGATGAAGGATGAAGGATGAAGGATAAAAGGAGATGGAGGATCAGGGGGCAGGGAAGGATCAGGGCTAAAGGATCAAAGGAGATGGAGGGGAGGGGGAGAGGGGTAATACGAGTTCTTTATCCTTACCTGACACCTGACACCGAACACCTGCCACCTGCCACCTATACAAACACCCGATGCTGAAGGGAAGGCATCTGGCGACGCACCTGCTCCAGGCGGGAGGGGTCGATCGCAGCGATCGCTACACCAGGTTTATCTCCGGCATCTGCCAGTACCACTCCCCAGGGGTCTACGATCGCAGCGTGTCCGTGGGTTTGCCGCATCGCATAGTGAAGCCCTGTTTGGGCTGGCGCAATCACATAGCAGGTGTTTTCAATTGCCCTTGCTTGAAGAAGGACTTGCCAATGATCTTTTCCGGTGTAGGCGGTGAATGCCGCAGGTACAAACAGCACCTCTGCACCCATCTGAGAGAGGTGGCGGTAAAGTTCAGGAAATCGAACATCATAGCAAACAGATAGCCCCAGGTTGCCCAACTCTTTGGAGGGGTAGATCGGTGGCATTCGCAGTCCTGCAAGAACCGTACTGGACTCCTCATAGGTATTGCCATCGGGTACATTCACATCAAACAGATGAACTTTCTCGTAGCGGGCAAGTTCTTCCCCACTAGGCCCAATTAATAGGGCGGTGTTGTGGACTTTGCCATTCCCAACCGGCACCGGAAACCCACCACCCAGAATGGTTATTTGAAAACGCTGCGCCATTGTTCTCAGGAATTTCTCACTTGCCTG from Kovacikia minuta CCNUW1 carries:
- a CDS encoding carbon-nitrogen hydrolase family protein, with product MKSYLAAAVQMTSVPDLQKNLVQAEELIDLAVRRGAELVTLPENFPFLGEEKAKLAQAEEIAQASEKFLRTMAQRFQITILGGGFPVPVGNGKVHNTALLIGPSGEELARYEKVHLFDVNVPDGNTYEESSTVLAGLRMPPIYPSKELGNLGLSVCYDVRFPELYRHLSQMGAEVLFVPAAFTAYTGKDHWQVLLQARAIENTCYVIAPAQTGLHYAMRQTHGHAAIVDPWGVVLADAGDKPGVAIAAIDPSRLEQVRRQMPSLQHRVFV
- a CDS encoding MarC family protein codes for the protein MEWTLISSFAAALFAIINPFGNLPIFISYTAGESKEVQRWLAVFIALTVLVFLVIFLISGSAILKFFGISLAAFRIAGGILLLLTGINMIRGQHNEQARELAAKAYTNHLQEAELVYRKILIPLGIPLFVGPGSISTVILYANEAKDFSTFSGLIGVIAAISTLVLIVLLIGNLIKRLLGQTGLDIATRIMGLLLTAIGVQFILSGLSDATLNFINPKVL